A window from Exiguobacterium marinum DSM 16307 encodes these proteins:
- a CDS encoding RNA polymerase sigma factor, producing MLPTLDERLVNQIRLKNRLALEHLYSRYENLLYRYALHLSNHPATAEETLTELFCRIWQQRLDFNTRAEAIRSTLTRSLEQIIHQMKDETLDSNTSKMPSA from the coding sequence ATGCTTCCTACACTTGATGAACGCCTAGTCAATCAAATTCGTCTAAAAAATCGACTAGCCTTAGAACATTTGTATTCACGCTATGAAAACCTACTCTATCGCTATGCGCTTCATCTTAGCAACCATCCGGCAACGGCGGAAGAAACTTTGACTGAGTTATTTTGCCGCATCTGGCAACAACGCCTCGATTTCAATACACGTGCGGAAGCGATTCGTTCAACTCTCACTCGTTCCTTAGAACAAATCATTCATCAAATGAAAGATGAAACATTGGATTCTAACACTTCTAAAATGCCATCAGCATAA
- a CDS encoding HAD family hydrolase, protein MKRFTNEGHILVCFDFDETYFPHACSSAQLTSVRQLEDFLERYSTQLSTMWVTGSSLESIQEKTKQANLRFWPHRIASSLGTELYRIDADGTFSIEQAYQNSFPNDFASRVERIVSKIVQMRIELEEQPGNGTSPWIRSYYVRDQIGSWRESLRMLADEEGIAVNISQCNPNAGDPAGAFDIDFYPIYAGKESSIEYVCTTSSFVREDAYAFGDSGNDLGMLAHVGNGYLLKNATAQAKQAYSKVTKKTYADGILEVLESNVSSFI, encoded by the coding sequence ATGAAACGATTTACGAATGAAGGACATATTCTCGTTTGCTTTGATTTTGACGAGACCTATTTCCCGCACGCGTGTTCATCTGCTCAATTGACATCTGTTCGTCAGCTCGAAGACTTTTTGGAACGGTATTCGACCCAACTGTCGACGATGTGGGTAACGGGAAGTTCTCTCGAATCGATACAGGAAAAAACGAAGCAGGCGAACCTTCGTTTTTGGCCACATCGCATCGCCTCGAGTCTCGGGACGGAATTGTATCGAATTGATGCGGACGGAACGTTTTCAATAGAGCAGGCATATCAAAACTCATTCCCGAATGATTTTGCTTCTCGCGTCGAGCGCATCGTGTCAAAAATTGTACAGATGCGAATTGAATTAGAAGAGCAACCGGGTAATGGGACGAGTCCTTGGATTCGTAGTTATTACGTCCGTGACCAAATCGGATCCTGGAGAGAGTCGCTTCGTATGCTAGCCGATGAAGAGGGAATTGCCGTCAATATCAGTCAATGCAATCCGAATGCAGGTGACCCGGCGGGTGCGTTTGATATTGATTTTTATCCGATATATGCCGGGAAAGAATCGAGTATTGAATATGTATGCACAACTTCTTCCTTCGTACGAGAAGATGCTTATGCTTTCGGTGACAGTGGAAATGACCTTGGCATGTTAGCACATGTAGGGAATGGATATTTGTTGAAAAATGCAACAGCACAAGCAAAACAAGCTTATTCTAAAGTGACAAAAAAAACTTATGCTGATGGCATTTTAGAAGTGTTAGAATCCAATGTTTCATCTTTCATTTGA
- a CDS encoding Cof-type HAD-IIB family hydrolase, with product MKLIAIDLDGTLLSRTGVITNANRDTIRRRQEDGDIVAICSGRSIHDIEELLKRNDLVCPILSGNGAIGFYEDKRIYYHAMDQFVVNGLWEIAKEHDAYVEFYTNAGVKVLQSGSDLLKRELDDVLPHDQSFTREWAEREIEIQNEQFGLTYMDSMEDIDFAQDEVYKVFVYSFDRQKLHRLRKIYEPRDDILITTAGWTKIEIGHPHASKGEALKQLADHYQVSMRDVVAIGDNLNDVSMFEVAETRIAMGNAVDSLKDLSTHITKDVEEDGVAYALTHYV from the coding sequence ATGAAATTGATTGCGATTGACTTAGATGGAACGTTGCTATCGCGTACGGGTGTGATAACAAATGCAAACCGGGACACGATTCGTCGTCGACAAGAGGACGGTGACATCGTAGCGATTTGTTCAGGGCGTTCGATTCATGATATCGAAGAGTTATTGAAGCGTAATGATCTCGTCTGTCCAATTCTGTCTGGAAACGGAGCAATCGGCTTTTATGAGGACAAGCGAATTTATTATCACGCCATGGACCAATTCGTCGTTAACGGACTGTGGGAGATTGCCAAGGAGCATGACGCGTACGTCGAATTTTATACGAATGCGGGTGTAAAAGTCCTTCAGTCAGGCAGTGACTTGTTAAAACGAGAACTTGATGATGTATTACCTCACGATCAATCGTTCACGCGCGAATGGGCGGAGCGTGAGATTGAAATCCAAAATGAGCAATTCGGTCTGACGTATATGGATTCGATGGAAGACATCGACTTTGCGCAAGATGAAGTGTATAAGGTGTTTGTCTATTCGTTCGATCGCCAAAAGTTACATCGCTTGCGTAAAATCTATGAGCCACGGGATGATATTTTGATTACGACAGCAGGATGGACGAAGATTGAGATTGGTCATCCTCATGCGAGTAAGGGTGAGGCGCTAAAACAATTAGCTGATCATTATCAGGTTTCGATGCGTGATGTCGTCGCTATCGGAGATAATTTGAACGATGTATCGATGTTTGAAGTAGCCGAAACAAGAATTGCGATGGGAAATGCGGTAGACTCGTTAAAAGATTTGAGTACCCATATCACAAAGGACGTGGAAGAAGATGGGGTCGCCTACGCGCTGACACATTATGTATAA
- a CDS encoding anti-sigma factor yields MNACDQLIDYFNQHLSEDERAKFEQHLASCKDCQEELEQLEALVGGVAFLSTPIEPPRGMKARVLDRVFEEDNEPITSTVSPAAIPPVTPFKQRRERKKAPVWGMVALAAALLLSLIGNGYLLTNQPDSPGIALTETIPLEGESEGTAYLAEQDGTTQLIVQTNGLSSLDDNEVYQVWLLKDNAPIPTGAFVTDDKGNGTVIYTLDSSEVDVDWDTVAVTKEPNRGNETPQGEIVLIASL; encoded by the coding sequence ATGAACGCATGCGACCAATTGATTGACTATTTCAACCAACATCTATCGGAAGATGAACGAGCAAAATTTGAACAACACCTTGCATCTTGTAAAGACTGTCAAGAAGAGCTCGAACAACTCGAAGCACTTGTCGGTGGCGTCGCGTTCTTGTCTACTCCGATTGAACCACCGCGAGGTATGAAAGCGCGCGTCCTCGATCGTGTATTCGAAGAAGACAATGAGCCTATAACATCAACCGTGTCACCTGCTGCTATTCCACCTGTGACACCTTTTAAACAGAGACGTGAACGGAAAAAAGCGCCTGTTTGGGGAATGGTCGCTTTGGCAGCGGCACTGCTTCTCTCTTTGATCGGAAACGGATATCTGCTCACCAATCAACCCGATTCACCTGGCATCGCATTGACCGAAACGATTCCACTTGAGGGTGAATCCGAAGGGACTGCTTATCTTGCAGAGCAAGATGGTACAACTCAATTGATTGTCCAAACGAACGGCTTATCCTCACTCGACGACAATGAGGTATATCAGGTATGGCTGTTAAAAGATAATGCCCCGATTCCAACAGGCGCTTTCGTCACAGACGACAAGGGCAATGGAACCGTCATCTATACGCTCGACTCAAGCGAAGTCGACGTCGATTGGGACACCGTCGCCGTCACGAAAGAACCGAACCGTGGCAACGAGACCCCGCAAGGTGAAATCGTCTTAATCGCCAGCCTATAA
- a CDS encoding BCCT family transporter, whose product MKDSTQKPRLNRVFYISASLIALLVLFGAIAPTVFSSIAGSIFNFTTRSFGWFYLLAVFLFVLFLIFLAFSKYGKIRLGKDDDRPQYPFFTWIGMLFSAGFGVGLVFWGVAEPMSHFFTPPYADTEALTVEGARLAMAYSFFHWGVSQWSVFAIVGLIIAYFQFRRNADGLISTSLSPLIKERPYKQPLNQTIDILAVIATVMGVATSLGLGVLQINGGLNSVFGLPNTAWMQVTIIVVLTALFLTSTTTGLDRGIKWLSNINLGTALVLMVFVFFAGPTIFILETLTLGLGDYLQNFIRYSLRLQPYQQGTWVRDWTIFYWAWAIAWSPFVGAFVARVSRGRTIREFVVGVLIVPPFIALLWIAVFGGTALHLDLFEGTSIAQAVDADVTSALFVTFAELPFSLILSVLSILLILTFLITSADSATYIISSMTTNGSLNPPLPVRIAWGVLLGGIAAVLLIASGLEGLQTASLISALPFTIILLLMVFTLFKLLRQENVRKIK is encoded by the coding sequence ATGAAGGATTCTACACAAAAACCACGTTTGAACCGGGTGTTTTATATTTCAGCAAGTTTAATCGCCTTACTCGTTTTATTCGGAGCCATTGCGCCAACCGTATTTTCCTCGATTGCAGGATCTATTTTCAACTTTACGACTCGCTCGTTCGGTTGGTTCTACTTACTTGCTGTTTTCTTGTTTGTGCTCTTTTTAATCTTTTTGGCCTTTAGTAAATACGGAAAAATCCGTCTCGGTAAAGATGACGACCGCCCTCAATATCCTTTCTTCACCTGGATTGGCATGCTATTTTCTGCCGGATTTGGAGTTGGTCTCGTCTTTTGGGGTGTTGCCGAACCGATGAGTCACTTTTTCACGCCGCCGTACGCGGATACAGAGGCATTGACTGTTGAAGGCGCCCGCCTCGCGATGGCGTATTCGTTTTTCCATTGGGGTGTCAGCCAATGGTCTGTGTTCGCAATTGTCGGGCTGATTATCGCTTATTTCCAGTTCCGACGAAATGCAGATGGACTCATCTCCACCAGCCTCTCTCCCCTTATTAAAGAGCGTCCGTATAAACAACCTTTAAATCAGACAATCGATATTTTAGCGGTCATCGCTACCGTCATGGGAGTCGCAACATCACTTGGTTTAGGTGTTCTTCAAATCAATGGTGGACTGAACAGTGTGTTCGGACTCCCAAATACCGCTTGGATGCAAGTCACAATCATCGTCGTCTTGACCGCCCTCTTTTTAACCTCGACGACGACCGGTCTCGATCGCGGCATCAAATGGCTGAGTAACATTAACTTAGGTACAGCGCTTGTGTTGATGGTCTTCGTCTTTTTTGCCGGTCCGACCATCTTCATTCTAGAGACACTTACGCTCGGTCTAGGTGATTACTTACAAAACTTCATTCGCTATAGCCTTCGTCTGCAACCGTATCAGCAAGGAACGTGGGTCCGAGATTGGACCATCTTTTACTGGGCATGGGCCATCGCTTGGTCACCATTTGTCGGGGCATTCGTGGCACGTGTTTCTCGGGGACGGACGATTCGCGAATTCGTGGTCGGTGTCCTAATCGTTCCGCCTTTCATCGCGCTCCTTTGGATTGCCGTGTTTGGGGGTACCGCTTTACATCTAGATTTGTTTGAAGGTACTTCAATCGCGCAAGCCGTCGATGCGGATGTGACGAGCGCATTGTTTGTGACGTTTGCCGAGCTCCCGTTCAGCCTCATCCTGTCGGTGTTATCCATCCTGCTAATTTTGACTTTTTTAATCACGTCGGCAGACTCTGCCACATATATCATTAGCAGTATGACGACGAACGGAAGTTTGAACCCTCCCCTTCCGGTCCGAATCGCCTGGGGTGTTTTGTTAGGAGGAATCGCGGCGGTCTTATTGATTGCGAGCGGCCTTGAAGGACTGCAAACCGCTTCCTTAATTTCCGCTTTACCCTTCACCATCATCCTTTTATTGATGGTCTTCACACTATTCAAGCTACTCCGACAAGAGAATGTACGAAAAATAAAATAA
- a CDS encoding DMT family transporter yields MARSTQFDPCGEYMGRDSVRRTDWKWNGLVDVIGYVASISFQFIGTKLSNAHTGSFVTAATPDFVVLFARILLKERLTPVKIGALGLATVGVLIVVGWEGKGTFSYSF; encoded by the coding sequence ATGGCTAGGAGCACTCAGTTTGACCCTTGCGGTGAGTATATGGGGCGGGATTCGGTTCGACGGACGGATTGGAAATGGAACGGACTCGTCGATGTCATTGGATACGTTGCTTCGATTTCATTTCAATTTATCGGAACGAAGCTATCGAATGCACATACCGGGTCGTTTGTAACCGCAGCGACTCCCGATTTCGTGGTCTTATTTGCCCGAATCCTGTTGAAGGAACGACTGACTCCTGTCAAAATTGGAGCGCTCGGATTGGCAACGGTAGGTGTTCTCATTGTCGTCGGTTGGGAAGGAAAAGGGACATTTTCGTACTCGTTCTAG
- a CDS encoding Gfo/Idh/MocA family protein — protein sequence MRKPKVGIVGLGNIAQKAYLPILANHPLIDLVGAFSPNTSKRERICQTFRMAPFETLSVLASSIDAAFVHSSTETHYEVVSFLLNHGVDVYVDKPLASTLEEGERLVEQAERLERKLMVGFNRRFAPMYIRLQQECQPHMIDVVKHRESGIGPQDVTFTLLDDYLHVVDTLRFLAGNELRLVSGQIEVNDKLELHFARHVWQDEHGMHTTSMHRSAGANHEHVSIIRDGERLSVDEMVTLHRFKGGRHEIETFGSWESMLTQRGFQGAIDHFVSALIDDTEILTDGRVALETQRLVTNLFT from the coding sequence ATGCGAAAACCTAAAGTCGGCATTGTCGGACTCGGAAACATCGCTCAAAAAGCGTATTTACCGATCCTTGCGAACCATCCACTGATTGACCTAGTTGGAGCCTTTTCTCCAAACACATCCAAGCGGGAAAGAATTTGCCAAACATTTCGGATGGCTCCGTTCGAGACGTTGAGTGTCCTCGCCTCGTCCATCGATGCGGCATTCGTACATAGTTCGACTGAAACCCATTATGAAGTCGTGTCGTTTTTACTAAATCACGGCGTTGATGTATACGTCGATAAACCGCTCGCGTCAACCTTAGAAGAGGGGGAACGTCTCGTCGAACAAGCCGAACGTCTCGAGCGCAAGTTGATGGTCGGGTTCAATCGACGCTTTGCCCCGATGTATATACGCCTACAACAGGAATGTCAGCCCCACATGATTGATGTAGTGAAACATCGGGAGAGTGGAATCGGACCTCAAGATGTGACCTTCACCTTGCTTGACGATTATTTACACGTCGTAGATACGTTACGTTTCCTTGCCGGCAACGAATTACGACTCGTCTCGGGTCAAATCGAAGTAAACGACAAGCTTGAGCTCCATTTCGCGCGCCACGTCTGGCAAGATGAGCACGGGATGCATACGACGTCCATGCATCGCTCTGCAGGTGCGAATCACGAGCATGTCTCCATCATTCGCGATGGAGAACGATTGTCCGTTGATGAGATGGTCACACTGCACCGCTTCAAGGGAGGACGGCATGAAATCGAGACGTTTGGTTCATGGGAGTCAATGCTCACCCAGCGAGGTTTTCAAGGCGCGATTGATCATTTCGTTTCTGCACTTATCGATGATACAGAGATTTTAACAGACGGTCGTGTCGCCCTTGAGACGCAACGTCTTGTCACGAACTTATTCACATAA
- the kynU gene encoding kynureninase has product MNDFTRAYAQQLDKQDPLASYREEFYLPEDGIYMDGNSLGLLSKRAERTLLESLADWRELGIDGWMSGRHPWFNLSEELAALNAPLIGGKAEEVMVTGSTTVNLHQLVASFFKPEGKRTKILADALTFPSDIYALKSQLELRGLDPSEHLVQVDSPDGRFLVEDDLIAAMTDEIALIVLPTVLYRSGQILDMPRLAKAAHERGILIGFDACHSVGAIPHDFHEWGVDFAYWCNYKHLNGGPGTVGGLFVHERHFGTTPGLAGWFGSRKDKQFDMDHTMTPAEHAGAFQIGTPHVMSLAPQLGALEMFNEVGMEAIRQKSLALTTYMMDLIEEMLAPHGFFIGSPTDTRQRGAHLSLEHPEAARICKALKEHRIIPDFRAPNIIRLAPVALYNTFTDVYDVIVTLKKIMDDKEYEAFENVREVVA; this is encoded by the coding sequence ATGAACGATTTCACACGTGCTTACGCACAACAACTAGACAAACAAGACCCGCTCGCATCGTACCGGGAAGAATTTTATTTACCGGAAGACGGGATTTATATGGATGGAAATTCACTCGGTCTCTTATCGAAACGAGCCGAGCGTACGCTCCTTGAATCGCTTGCGGACTGGAGAGAACTCGGGATTGACGGTTGGATGTCTGGTCGCCACCCTTGGTTCAACTTGTCCGAAGAGTTGGCCGCACTGAACGCGCCGCTCATCGGTGGAAAGGCGGAAGAAGTGATGGTGACCGGTTCGACGACGGTGAACTTGCATCAACTCGTCGCTTCTTTCTTCAAACCAGAAGGCAAACGAACGAAGATTTTGGCAGACGCCCTCACGTTCCCGTCTGACATTTACGCTCTGAAGAGTCAGCTCGAACTGCGTGGACTCGACCCATCAGAACATCTCGTTCAAGTGGACAGTCCGGACGGGCGCTTCTTAGTAGAAGATGATTTGATTGCCGCAATGACCGACGAGATTGCGCTCATCGTGTTACCGACCGTCCTGTATCGGAGTGGTCAAATTTTAGATATGCCTCGCCTAGCGAAAGCGGCGCATGAACGCGGTATTTTAATTGGATTCGATGCTTGTCACTCCGTCGGCGCCATCCCTCACGACTTCCATGAATGGGGTGTCGACTTCGCTTACTGGTGCAACTACAAACATTTGAACGGTGGTCCGGGAACGGTTGGCGGCTTATTCGTACATGAACGTCACTTCGGCACGACACCGGGACTCGCCGGCTGGTTCGGTTCACGCAAAGACAAACAGTTTGATATGGACCATACGATGACACCGGCTGAACATGCCGGCGCATTCCAAATCGGGACGCCACACGTCATGAGTCTCGCTCCACAACTTGGCGCCCTCGAGATGTTTAATGAGGTCGGAATGGAAGCGATTCGCCAAAAATCACTCGCGCTCACGACGTATATGATGGATTTGATCGAAGAGATGCTCGCACCACACGGATTCTTCATCGGCAGCCCAACGGACACACGTCAACGCGGTGCCCATTTGAGCCTCGAACACCCAGAGGCGGCACGCATCTGTAAAGCGTTGAAAGAGCATCGCATCATCCCAGATTTCCGGGCACCGAACATCATTCGTCTCGCACCGGTCGCGCTGTACAACACGTTCACCGATGTGTATGACGTGATTGTGACGTTGAAAAAAATCATGGATGACAAAGAATATGAGGCGTTTGAGAACGTCCGTGAAGTGGTCGCATAA
- the kynA gene encoding tryptophan 2,3-dioxygenase: MSERTEHKVEKSIQTDFSKDMSYGDYLQLDPILSSQHRLSDHHDEMLFIIIHQTSELWMKLILHELTAATTAITNGELERSFKMLARVSKIQQQLIQSWGVLATLTPAEYLEFRDELGSSSGFQSYQNRQIEFALGFKNARTLSVYAHDETLYPLLEGSLQAPSIYDVTVREMHRRGLPIDASVLERDVTQDWEWNESVEKAWVEIYRDVDTYWDLYELGEKLLDIGSQQQMWRFNHMSTVERIIGQKMGTGGSSGVNYLRRVLDHRFFPELWTVRTSL, from the coding sequence ATGAGTGAACGCACGGAACATAAAGTGGAAAAATCGATTCAAACCGACTTTTCGAAAGACATGTCGTACGGAGACTATTTGCAGCTCGACCCGATTTTATCGAGTCAGCACCGCCTTTCCGATCATCACGATGAAATGCTATTCATCATCATCCATCAAACGAGCGAATTGTGGATGAAACTCATCTTGCATGAATTGACGGCGGCCACGACAGCCATCACGAACGGCGAGCTCGAGCGGTCATTCAAGATGCTTGCCCGCGTCTCGAAGATTCAGCAGCAACTCATCCAGTCATGGGGTGTCCTCGCGACGTTGACGCCGGCTGAGTATTTAGAGTTCCGGGACGAGCTCGGCTCCTCATCCGGTTTTCAATCTTACCAAAACCGACAAATCGAATTCGCGCTCGGCTTTAAAAATGCACGGACACTAAGCGTCTATGCGCATGATGAAACACTGTATCCACTGCTCGAAGGGTCGCTTCAAGCACCAAGCATTTATGACGTGACTGTCCGTGAGATGCATCGTAGGGGGCTTCCGATTGATGCGAGTGTGCTCGAACGAGATGTCACACAGGACTGGGAATGGAATGAAAGTGTTGAGAAGGCATGGGTCGAAATTTACCGGGACGTCGACACGTATTGGGACTTATACGAACTTGGTGAAAAGTTACTCGATATCGGCAGTCAGCAACAGATGTGGCGCTTCAACCATATGAGTACTGTGGAACGAATTATCGGGCAGAAGATGGGAACGGGTGGCTCGTCTGGCGTGAACTATTTACGACGTGTGCTCGACCACCGTTTCTTCCCTGAGCTTTGGACGGTCCGGACATCATTATAA
- the kynB gene encoding arylformamidase encodes MTWIDVSQPLHAGVTTWPGDTKFSYEIAWPMAQSGSVNVGKVTMSLHVGTHIDAPFHFDDHGQRVIDLDPSIYIGPARVIHLPDKTKIEASDLDGHDLTGVERLILKTDGWPDKRVFPKMIPELTPSLADRLGELGIFLIGLDLPSVDAIDSKEMSAHHALARNGVHILEGLVLDNILPGDYDLNAVPLPIVEGDGSPVRALLRPIL; translated from the coding sequence ATGACATGGATTGATGTATCACAGCCGCTTCATGCCGGTGTGACGACATGGCCGGGAGATACGAAGTTTTCGTACGAGATTGCTTGGCCAATGGCACAGAGCGGTTCGGTCAATGTCGGGAAAGTGACGATGAGTTTACACGTCGGGACCCACATCGATGCGCCGTTTCATTTTGATGATCACGGACAGCGCGTCATCGACCTCGACCCTTCTATTTATATTGGCCCTGCCCGTGTCATTCATCTGCCGGATAAAACGAAGATCGAAGCATCTGACTTGGACGGTCACGATTTGACCGGAGTGGAACGCCTCATTTTGAAGACAGATGGTTGGCCAGATAAGCGCGTCTTCCCCAAAATGATTCCTGAACTGACGCCGTCTCTTGCCGACCGCCTCGGAGAACTCGGGATCTTCTTGATCGGACTCGATTTGCCATCCGTTGATGCGATTGACAGCAAAGAGATGAGCGCCCATCATGCGTTAGCACGAAATGGTGTGCACATCTTAGAAGGACTCGTCCTAGACAATATCTTGCCGGGGGATTATGACTTGAACGCTGTCCCCCTCCCGATTGTTGAAGGGGATGGAAGTCCAGTTCGCGCACTGCTTCGTCCTATATTATAA
- the abc-f gene encoding ribosomal protection-like ABC-F family protein: MLIDLQHIQKQYGGHAVLTDTNLFMNENERVGLIGRNGSGKTTLLRIIVGSEEHDAGTIYRRQRLSIGYLVQLPDYPERSGRDVLYTAFEEVIRLSEKMARLEQEMATSEQLERLLESYGATQAQFEHAGGYVYESKISAMIDGLKLTSFVDQPFDTLSGGERTKIGLALALLQEPELLILDEPTNHLDLEAMTWLESYLQDYASALLIVSHDRVFLDAIATRIVECEDGELTSYPGNYTDFVAQKEKQLLDQFHAYTEQQKKIKKMKETIRQLRQWANEGNPPNEKFYRRAKSMEKALERIERIKKPQLEADQPNIHFTTNGRTGRDVFEVTDATLRYDRPLFEGVNFYTGHGERVAIVGPNGSGKSSLLKLLLGQVAPQIGTVRRADQAKIGYLSQHITFDESHRLMEAFRDRIAVDEGKARLLLAQFLFYGASVFKPVSNLSGGEKMRLMLAILVHEEINVLVLDEPTNHLDIESREALEEALERFPGTVVTVSHDRYFLNKLFPVTYWLDGTMTRFEGSVAYALEKREHDSSEQPKTEHAKPSKSIKQTKTASSTVDEEAHLTQLEAEHQALLQQMNELDDLDELMALQRQVDALQQEIDDVMTRLLESF; this comes from the coding sequence ATGTTAATCGATCTTCAACACATTCAAAAACAATACGGTGGGCACGCCGTTCTCACAGATACGAATTTATTTATGAATGAAAACGAACGAGTCGGACTCATCGGTCGAAACGGAAGCGGCAAAACGACACTGTTACGCATCATTGTAGGCTCTGAAGAACATGACGCCGGGACGATTTACCGTCGGCAACGACTCTCCATCGGCTATTTGGTCCAGCTTCCTGACTATCCCGAACGCAGTGGCCGTGACGTCCTGTACACTGCTTTTGAGGAAGTGATTCGCTTAAGCGAAAAGATGGCTCGTCTCGAGCAAGAGATGGCAACGTCCGAACAGCTCGAACGTCTTCTCGAATCATACGGTGCCACCCAAGCACAATTCGAGCATGCGGGTGGATATGTCTACGAGTCAAAAATCAGCGCAATGATTGATGGACTAAAATTGACCTCATTTGTGGATCAACCGTTCGATACGCTTAGCGGTGGTGAACGAACAAAAATCGGACTCGCCTTAGCTCTCCTACAAGAACCAGAGTTACTCATCTTAGATGAACCGACGAACCATTTGGATTTAGAGGCGATGACGTGGCTCGAGTCCTATTTACAGGATTACGCCTCAGCGCTCCTCATCGTTTCCCATGATCGGGTTTTCTTGGATGCGATTGCCACGCGCATCGTCGAGTGTGAAGACGGTGAATTGACGAGTTATCCCGGAAACTATACCGATTTTGTCGCACAAAAAGAAAAACAGCTGCTCGATCAGTTCCATGCCTATACCGAGCAGCAAAAGAAGATTAAAAAGATGAAAGAAACGATTCGGCAGTTACGGCAATGGGCCAACGAAGGCAATCCACCGAATGAAAAGTTTTATCGTCGCGCCAAATCGATGGAAAAGGCACTCGAACGAATTGAACGAATCAAGAAACCACAACTCGAAGCCGATCAACCGAACATCCATTTCACGACGAACGGACGAACCGGACGCGACGTCTTTGAGGTGACGGATGCGACACTCCGTTACGACCGACCGCTTTTCGAAGGTGTGAATTTTTACACAGGCCACGGGGAGCGTGTCGCCATCGTCGGACCGAACGGAAGCGGAAAGTCTTCTCTTTTAAAGCTGTTGCTCGGTCAAGTCGCACCGCAAATCGGTACCGTCCGTCGAGCCGACCAAGCGAAAATCGGTTATCTATCACAACACATCACGTTCGATGAATCCCATCGATTAATGGAGGCGTTCCGGGACCGCATTGCAGTCGATGAAGGAAAAGCGCGTCTCCTTCTCGCCCAATTCTTATTTTACGGGGCGAGTGTGTTTAAACCCGTGTCGAACTTGAGCGGCGGGGAGAAGATGCGACTCATGCTCGCCATCCTCGTCCATGAAGAAATCAATGTCCTCGTCTTAGATGAACCGACGAACCATTTGGATATCGAATCGAGAGAAGCACTTGAAGAGGCGTTAGAACGTTTTCCTGGAACGGTCGTCACCGTATCACACGATCGCTACTTTCTGAATAAATTATTTCCGGTGACGTATTGGCTTGACGGGACGATGACACGTTTTGAAGGCAGCGTCGCCTATGCCCTCGAAAAACGCGAACACGACTCAAGCGAGCAACCTAAAACGGAGCACGCAAAACCATCGAAATCGATAAAGCAGACAAAAACCGCTTCGTCTACGGTGGATGAGGAAGCCCATTTGACACAATTAGAAGCAGAACATCAAGCATTGCTTCAACAGATGAATGAATTGGATGACCTCGATGAGTTAATGGCACTCCAACGTCAAGTCGATGCGTTGCAGCAAGAGATCGATGACGTGATGACACGTTTACTCGAATCCTTTTAA
- a CDS encoding RNA polymerase sigma factor: MTDLELYERVRQKDKEALEILYDRYERILYAFVLQLTKDRDLAEEAMQEVFIKLWRGGGVYDESKGKFRSWLFTMSRHVAIDLIRKRKPDLQLDESYAEAIPSESPSVEKEAEWQEERAQIETAMATLPTEQQQVVRLMYFQGLSQQKIADACGIPLGTVKGRVRLALKQLRKQLSHEFIGKEVEQ; encoded by the coding sequence ATGACTGACTTAGAATTATATGAGCGTGTCAGGCAAAAGGACAAAGAAGCGCTCGAAATATTGTACGATCGATATGAACGAATTTTATACGCTTTTGTCTTACAGCTGACAAAGGACCGTGATTTGGCCGAAGAAGCCATGCAGGAAGTGTTTATCAAACTTTGGCGTGGCGGCGGAGTCTATGATGAATCAAAAGGAAAGTTTCGTTCTTGGCTCTTCACGATGAGTCGTCACGTGGCAATTGATTTGATTCGTAAGCGTAAACCCGATTTACAGCTCGACGAATCATATGCTGAGGCCATCCCTTCTGAGTCACCATCCGTTGAGAAAGAAGCAGAGTGGCAAGAAGAACGTGCCCAAATCGAGACGGCCATGGCGACATTGCCGACCGAACAGCAGCAAGTCGTTCGGCTCATGTACTTCCAAGGGCTAAGTCAGCAAAAAATCGCTGATGCGTGCGGCATCCCGCTTGGTACAGTGAAAGGAAGGGTTCGACTGGCGCTGAAGCAACTGAGGAAACAGTTATCCCATGAATTCATCGGAAAGGAGGTAGAACAATGA